CCATATCCTCTTCTGATACTTCAACTGGTGAGGATACCAGTACTAGTACTTCTACTGACATGGTACTCGACGACGTATATGTTTACGATCATGTCAATGATGCATACGTTAATGATGATGCTGATAAAGACACCAGTGAAAGCATTGATGAGGAAGAAGGTAATAAAGAGGACACCACCGACGTGGCACAAGATACTGCTGACGCCAGTGATAAGGAAGAAGCTGGTAGGGAGAGTGACGAAAAAGAGGCTGGTGACGAGAGTGACGATAAGGAAGAAGCTGGTGGCGACAGTGACAAGGAGGAGAGTTCATCTGAAGAGTCTGAGAGTGAGGATAAAAATGAAACTGGTAAAGATGAAAAAAATGTTACTGCCACAAAAAATCTTACGGCAGGAAGTTGTAAGCATAAAGCAGGTACAGATTCCTCAGGGACTAATGTATCTTGTGATAAGAATGCCACTTCAACCTCAAAAGGTGGTGCCGAATTGGGTAAAGAAACCACCTTAGGAGGTGATAAGAAAGCCACCACATCTCCAGAAGGTGGTGATAAATTGGGTACTAAAACAACTTTAGGAGGGGGTGAGAATGCCACCTCATCTGTAGGAGGCGCTAAATCTGATAATGAAACCACCTTTGGAGGTGATAAGAAAGGTACCTCACCCACAGGTGGTGATAAGGAAACAATCTCGGGAGTAGGTGGTAAAGAAACCTCACCCACAGGTGGTGATAAGGGAACCAACTCGGGAGTAGGGGGTAAAGAGACCTCACCCACAGGTGGTGATAAGGAATCGGAAAAGAGTGATAAGAAAGAAACCACATCCCCAGGTGGTGGTGAATTGGATAAAGGAGCCACAGCACAAAAGCCTGGAAACGCGAGTTTAGGCAACGCTACAGAGGATGCCGTTTACGTTAGCGATGATGATGATGTTAGTAGTGACAGTTATTTATCTTATAGTGATGATGAGAATGTCAACTACGGTTCTCCAAATGATGACTTTGATTTTGATGCTTCCAATAATGAATTTCAGGACAATGTACCCACCTATTCTGAAGATGATGATAAAGAATTCACTTTCAATATTGAAAATGAAGGCGACAATGTCCTTTCTGATGATGAAATTGAGGATGTTGAAAATGAGGGTAATTATGTTTTTTCTGATGATGAAATTCAGGATGCTGAAAATGAGGATGATTATACCTCTCCCCATGTTAAAGTTGAGGATGACTCCATTTCTTATGATACCTTTTCTGATGTTGCAAATGAGGATGATTGTGACGTTCAAGCCGAGGATGATAGCCATGTAGAAACTGTGGATGATTATGCACCATCTATTGAAATTAGACATGTCCCTGGTATTTAAATTGACCATAAAAAGGCTTATATATCCCCTGTGTTGAAAATGGTGGTGATTATGCCCATTCCCAAGTTGAAATTTAGGATTATGGCTCTCCTTTTGTTAAGAATAAGGGTGATAGTATACCTTCCCATGTTGAAATTGATCGCGATGGTTAGACAGTTACTTAAATTGGTAATACAGAAAACacattatattaatttaatttttcaGATCTTAACATCTAAAACTAGATTATTGATAAGGGAAACTTgccatatattattttatttacaatATCTTGTATTTTCCAGTACATTTTACATCATATGTTGTGAATTTTGTTTTAAGGAAAGTAAATATTGATTGTTTACTTCTGCATTTCATTTGTATCCTACTATAATGATTTTACTAATTAACGTTTAAATATTGTATGTTTGAAAAAGGTTTACCAAGTTTTGAAACAAACGTTATTCTAAAGTATTTATGTACTTATTTGTTCTCTTAATGTCAATATTTTAAAGTTTAAAACAAACTAgcctcatcttcccctctcatgcTGCCCTCATCACTCTTCACCTCCCATGCTGCCCTCATCACTCCACCTCCCATGATACCCTCATGGCGCCATAACAACCCCCCACCCACCTTCCATGCTGATATCCCACTaatattcggtttatttgtgcatcGAGTCAGGTTTCGTGTAATATCTTCTCTCTGATTTCTCATTTTACTTCCTTTTCTTAACATTTCTTCCTTCCTAACAATTTCGTTCAATTTATTCTGTAGCTTCGTGTGGTCGACAAAGGTGTTTTATCATCTTCGTTAAACGTGGTCTCCAAACATCGATAAAGAGTTTTTATCGGCTCAGATCGTTTACTTATGTCAGGAATATAATGGAACCAGGTATCAGCTCATGTGTCACTTCATAGGTGTCTTCTTACTACAATAATAAATCTTCCCAACTTATTACTCTGCCTTCTGTTTCTTATAACATTACCAGTTAGGACGgaagtaattaccaaaagaaaaaGCAGTTCAGAATTATTTGATGGCCCTGTGTTATAGAATGTTAAAAAGTTTATAAATATCATTCAGGATGACAATACGGCAAACAAAAAACATAGATGAGTGATCTTAAAGGAGGCAGTCACCTAGATTTTTTTTTATCGAGGGACGACTGGATAGGGAACAAGGTAAACCAACAATCCAATTATCCTAAAAATAGGGAAATTTTACACGGTAAACAATTGCTTAGACGTAAATCACCCCGAAATATAGAGAAATCTCTGGTGATGTCATACGTTTTTATAGCATTTGTCGGCAACACGTCGAGTGGATGTCGAATTCTAAAATCGTACCCAAAAATACTTTTCAATTGTGAATAATTGTTTTAGTAAACGCCAGACAAGACGCAAGAAACCAGAACAAACTTCAGCAGTTTGAtcagtattttattaaatcacaaaATCTGATTCAGTGAGTGAAAACATCTTCACTTGGTCTCCTTAATATTCGTGATACAAGAATAATAAATCAAAAACATAAAATTTAAATAATTGTATTTATCATAAAAACAATAATGTACAGCTTAGTCAGTTAATATGATGCTTATTAATATTTTGTGCTTCGACTTTATCCACCTACAGTTGCATTATTTATGATAAATTATAAACGAACGAATAACATTACATTTGAATAATTGCACATTTCTCTAATGTTATGTTTTATAAGAATATATTTTAAAGGTAGTCCTGAAGTAGGTtactattttatgtaacttcgaaTAAAACTATTTCCAAGGATTTTGCCAAGCATTGGCAACCTTCTAAGTAATTTTACAAAATTCCCAGAAGCTTGTCGATGCGTGGCAGAATCCTTGGTGCATTTCTAAGTTCAATTTCCTCTTatcagagagagagggtggggtagGGGAAGAGATCACCTTACCACCAAGAAATGGGGATGAAACCTTACTTTATGGAAAATGGGGAAGAGAAAGCAGTAGAGAAGATAGAACTAAGGATAAATTTAAAACCAATGTTCCTTTCTcatatacattcatttttactgaaaaaaaattgattgagtcagctctgattaatgtaacaacagccttaatataAGTAAGGCACATATACGCTACTCTCCAGTGTTTTTGTTTATTCCCGAAATTCCACAATGAGAGAAAACACCATCTGTTTTAAATTTATCCTTAGTTTATTCTGCCCTACTCCTTTTTCGTCCACATTTTTCAATAAAGTAAGGTGTCATCCCCAtttcttggtggtcaggtgacctgTCTCTCCCTGGGGGCTGGTTATACATCTTCCTCTGATAAAGACGAATTGAGCCGAAAATGCTTGCAGTATTCTTTAATttgtcatacatacatatatatatatatatatatatatatatatatatatatatatatatatatatatatatatatatatatatatatatatatatagatatatatatatatatatagataggacGAATCAGTGATTctagcagatatatatatatatatatttcttatttTCTTCTTCAACTGAAAagcaagttgaaaaattaactcgccTAAGTTTTAGTTTTATTGTGGCCCTATGATaagaaatatttatttttttgacCATGTCAACATTTTTAAAGGCAGCGACGAATACAATTTAGCTGAAGCAACTAAATATATAACCGAGATTGAGGTTAAGTAAATGGtcgcatgggccaataagccCAATGCAGTTTACGCATATCCAATGATGGCTGGGGCAATATCCAacatattttgaccagaccacacagtagaaagtgaagggacgacccttgtcgtcccttcactttctagtgtgtggtttggtcaacatatctcagccacgttattgtgactcctcgcctgaatATCCAACATACAATATATACTGCAACATTTAGGACACAGAAACTGTTATCGCTTGTAGGCAAGAGGATAGACAGAGCAATTCAATcctttaaaatactcaaattcgtAAGGAGAGgaacttaaaaatatattttcaattacaaATCTCAtactaaaataaaatatatataatattcaaaaCAAATCTAGTAGGAATGAGGATGGTTCGTGACAGACACATGCTGCATGACAGCCAGTGTCACTAATTTGATACCTTTACAAATAACCTGGATGAACTTTGACTTATTGTTAGCATGTCTagactacaacccgtcctcagaccaagtccattccatc
The sequence above is drawn from the Procambarus clarkii isolate CNS0578487 chromosome 49, FALCON_Pclarkii_2.0, whole genome shotgun sequence genome and encodes:
- the LOC123763425 gene encoding dentin sialophosphoprotein is translated as MLLRVATMRVACLVAVCLFMKTARVVSEEEEPQEDNENATTGERFREFVSNLHKKLKNLFTTQNNTSNTTSKVDEGLEENAAQSDDMWAEDYIPDYMNERDESQYVSDHRLLDSLDDNYENLRKKNDVEHRSEPVIVKDDIGDVAEDDIGDHDIPDVDDIADGVEDDIADRVEDDIVDAVEDDIVDGVEDDIDISDAVEDDIADAVEDDTADGVEDDIADGVNADIDISDAVEGDIADDDSGYFYNEDQSNSEMSSFSVFDDFLSDTTTSSDTDNDGTSETSSSTGVLNDASDAISSSDTSTGEDTSTSTSTDMVLDDVYVYDHVNDAYVNDDADKDTSESIDEEEGNKEDTTDVAQDTADASDKEEAGRESDEKEAGDESDDKEEAGGDSDKEESSSEESESEDKNETGKDEKNVTATKNLTAGSCKHKAGTDSSGTNVSCDKNATSTSKGGAELGKETTLGGDKKATTSPEGGDKLGTKTTLGGGENATSSVGGAKSDNETTFGGDKKGTSPTGGDKETISGVGGKETSPTGGDKGTNSGVGGKETSPTGGDKESEKSDKKETTSPGGGELDKGATAQKPGNASLGNATEDAVYVSDDDDVSSDSYLSYSDDENVNYGSPNDDFDFDASNNEFQDNVPTYSEDDDKEFTFNIENEGDNVLSDDEIEDVENEGNYVFSDDEIQDAENEDDYTSPHVKVEDDSISYDTFSDVANEDDCDVQAEDDSHVETVDDYAPSIEIRHVPGI